In a single window of the Enoplosus armatus isolate fEnoArm2 chromosome 15, fEnoArm2.hap1, whole genome shotgun sequence genome:
- the calm1a gene encoding calmodulin-1a, which yields MADQLTEEQIAEFKEAFSLFDKDGDGTITTKELGTVMRSLGQNPTEAELQDMINEVDADGNGTIDFPEFLTMMARKMKDTDSEEEIREAFRVFDKDGNGYISAAELRHVMTNLGEKLTDEEVDEMIREADIDGDGQVNYEEFVQMMTAK from the exons ATG gcTGACCAGCTAACAGAAGAGCAGATTGCAG AGTTCAAGGAGGCCTTCTCCCTGTTTGATAAGGATGGAGATGGGACCATCACCACTAAGGAGCTGGGCACTGTCATGAGGTCACTGGGTCAAAACCCAACTGAGGCCGAACTCCAGGACATGATCAATGAGGTGGACGCAGATG GCAACGGGACCATTGACTTTCCCGAGTTCCTGACAATGATGGCAAGGAAGATGAAGGACActgacagtgaggaggagatcCGGGAGGCGTTCAGGGTCTTtgataag GATGGCAACGGTTACATTAGCGCAGCAGAGCTGCGTCATGTGATGACTAACCTGGGAGAGAAGCTGACAGACGAGGAAGTAGACGAGATGATCAGAGAAGCGGACATCGACGGAGATGGACAGGTCAACTATGAAG AATTTGTTCAGATGATGACCGCCAAATGA